From Triticum aestivum cultivar Chinese Spring chromosome 7B, IWGSC CS RefSeq v2.1, whole genome shotgun sequence:
GAACGTGTGGGTAACACTTTTCTTGCTACCGCTAATTAAATGGGAGATAATCACTTCACATAAATTGTTTCTTGTCTATAGATAGTAACGAGGTAACTGTATTCCCTGTTTTAATAATGATCAGTTGCAGCCCAACTAATTTAGTAATCATGGGCCAAAACTATGTAAAGTCATGATTTGAACCCTGAACGAAATTACAATTTCAGGGCCTTTTTTGGCCAAATTTTATCATAAAAAACAAAGTATCTACAAATTTTGAAACAACTATGTAAAGTTAGAATAATATACTGATAATTCTAGGAATATTTGAGATAATCCAGTCATGCCCAATTTTTCCTACAACAGTAAAGTTTTCGGCCAGTAGAATTCGCATATGATCTCGGATGGACATGACCCCAAAAATAAATTTATCCGCTTCGACgagaacaactttcatgttgaacgttttctgaTTCAATGTAATATTGAGGGTATTTTGGTCAGTTTTGTATCTTCTGCAGCAGAGAAAACGCTGAATATTTGCGCGGATGTCCATGTTCCAAGCCGGATGATTGCCTAGATGTCCGGGTTCCAACCCCGACCACCAGAGGGTTCTGTTAAATGTGTTTTTAGGCCATCTCAGTATACGCTTGAAGATTAATAACAAAATTATCTACGTATAAGCTAAACGGCCCTAATTCGTTGCACGCAACTTGATGGTCACATAGCGCCGCTCACCTTTCTGGTCATGTTATTTCTGTTGCACATAACGGTCACACACTGCACAGCAACGCATATATGCATGCCCCTCTTAGGTCCCTTGGTATTAATTTCTTTTCATTATTGCACTGCATGCACATCATGCCCTTGGTATTAATACCAATTCATTTGCATTATACTCTCCTtcatatttttgttgaatctcccGTTCTTTTAGTATCCCCACTGATTACACACTTTATTCTCTCCTTCCTTTATTACCCCTATATGCCCATTGAAACAGATCATTCATACTAGGTCTGATCCTTATAGGCCCTCCTAAAATACTTCATATATGTAAAGATTATATTCTGTGTTAGCATTTTCCAAATACACCATAgcattaattagtttagttaaggTTATGTCCTAAACAGAATATAAAAGTGGTTAAGAGGAATAAATAATGGTACAGTTGCAAACTACGCACTTTTCTGATCAAATTTATGCTGAAACTACGCACGAATTTATGCAGGCTGTTATTATGGAGTTCAGGCCAATATATCAACTCTTCTAGACTTGCTCTAATGCGGGTGAGCAGCACAAATTCGTGCGCAGCTAGCCAACTGATTGATCCTCGGCTCTCTCAAcagaaaaaggatgatgaattTAAAAAGTAAACAGGAGGATATTATTCCATGGAAGTCAAGGTAAATTCCACATGCATGCATACAAGCAAACACTCTCGAGCAAGTCACCAAGCATGGCTAGCTGTTTGTTGCCGTACCCGGATCTAAGCCGCCAAGAAGGAAGACAGTGAGGAGGAGACAAATCTGCTACCTAGTTCTTGCAGCGCAAAACGTATATAAAGACATGCACACCCCACCACTTCTGGCACACACACACAACTGCAGGTCTATGTGTAACGCTATAGTTGCACCAGCCAGCGGCCAACTGTGCTTTGcctcaagaaaagaaaagaaaaactgagtTGTGCTGCGTTGCCACGTCTTATGATGAGAGCGCTTGAGGTTGTGGCCATGCTAGCCATGGCGGCCATGGTCATCGGCAACGTGCGCGCTTCGCAGTGCGGCTCCCAGGCTGGCGGGGCGACCTGCCCCAACTGCCTCTGCTGCAGCCGCTACGGCTGGTGCGGCTCCACTCCGGAATACTGCGGTGAGGGCTGCCAAAGTCAGTGCTCTAGCTGCGGCGGCGGTGTCACGCCTGTCACACCCAACCCCGTTGGTGGTGGCGTGTCCTCCGTTATCTCCCGCTCCCTATTCAACCAAATGCTACTCCACCGAAATGACCCGGGATGCCATGCTAGGGGCTTCTATACCTATGATGCCTtcgtcgcagccgccgccgcctttccTGGCTTCGGCACCACAGGCGGCACCGCCACCCGGAAGCGCGAGGTGGCCGCCTTCCTAGCGCAAACCTCTCATGAGACCACTGGCGAGTGGCCCACAGCCCCGAACGGGCCCACCTCCAACTATTGCACCCCAAGCACGCAGTGGCCATGTGCACTCGGAAAGAGCTACTATGGCCGCGGGCCCATCCAGCTATCTCACAACTACAACTACGGGCAAGCAGGCCGGGCCATCGGGGCCGACCTATTGGGCAACCCAAACTTGGTGGCCACAAACCCGACTGTGTCGTTCAAAACTGCCATCTGGTTTTGGATGACGGCGCAACCACCCAAGCCCTCGAGCCATCCAGTGATCACCGGACAATGGAAACCATCGGCAGCAGACAGGGCCGCGGAGCGGGTACCCGGATTTGGCGTGATCACCAACATTGTGAATGGCGAGATTGAGTGCGGGCACGGGCATGATAATCGTGTTGCCGATCGAATTGGGTTCTATAAACGCTACTGCAACATCTTTGGTATCGGCTACGGAGGCAACCTCGACTGCTACAAGCAGAGCCCCTTCGCTTAATAATTAGTTATAATGTACCTGTGTAATTTTATTTTTCATTAAATAAATTTCAGACATGTAATCCTAATATAAGATAATTCATGACTGTTACCCCGTCCATCCCTTAGACAACGATTAGGAAACACATGCATGGTGATGGGCAATAAGCCACGGCGACTACGTCCAGAGCGTGTGCGTGCGCGAGCTGGGCGGTTTGGGTGCAGTACATGGCTGGCGCGAGGATGGTCTGACCATAGTCGGACCTTTGTATGGGCATGGTCTGACTAGGGTATAGGCATGTCTAGGGTATGTTCGTGTACAggttgtgtgcgtgcgtgcatgAGTGTGTGTGTCTGTTTAACAAGATAGCCGGGGAGGTGACCGCGTCGCCGCACTGAAAACGGCCGCGTTGTTCGCGTTGGAGCGCGACGGGTGTGCTGGCCGGGAGTGCGGGGCGTGGCAAATGCAGCGGGGGAGCGAGGCGTGGAGACCGAGTCCCGTGGTGGAGTTCGTGGCTCCATGCACGAGGGCGAACGACTCAGCAGGAGAACGCGTACGTGTGCATAGAGCTCGCTGAAGTTGGTTTCGTGGGTGGGGTTGAGTTTATGCTCAAGAAAAACGCCGTTTGAGCAGCGGGGCCTTTGTGTGCCGGAACCACCGTGTCATGTGTTTCCCTCCTTCTTTCTTCTCCCTCATGTTGTTTGAGCGCAGCAAGTGAGAGAGAGAAGAGTGCTACGTGAGGGAAGGAGCTAGGGCAAGAGCTCCGATGAGAGGGAGAGCAAGGGTTGACACCAAGACATGGTGTGTCGTTGCCACAGGCCGGTAGACACGATTAATTGCAGGTTGTCGTTGTTTTCTAGGAACGACATGCCTCCTCTATCCAAGCCTCGCAGCACACTGCCGCAGGCCAGTCGTTCGGTCGTCCCTACCCTAGCGTAAACAGGCCGCGTCCGCGAGGGCGCCAGGGCCGCCGTGCCGCAGCACCATGGCTAGCTTGGCCAACTCGGTCTTCAAtttcttttcttaaaaaaaaacaaCTCGGTCTTTTGATATCCCTCATACAAAAACCACAGTCTTCGGTTAGCTTTTTATTATAGTGAGAATCTGTCTTTAGATAGCTGAGAGCAattagttaacgagcgctcctttagAAGCCTCACAACGATCACTTAGGGACCACTGAACGGGTAGGGTGTGATAGGCGTGCTGCCGTAGCCAGAGCAATGGCTCTCGCAAGTCGCAACCATCGCTAGTATTCCGGTGGGAGCCGCACCAGCCGAACGGGCTGCAGCAGAGGCAGTTTGGGCAGGTCGCCCCGCCAGCCTGCGAGCCGCACTACGCAGCGCGCACACATGCGATAACCTTGGCCGCCGTGGCTAGCATGGCTACCACCGCGAGCGCTCTCATCGTATGACGTGGCAACTGTAGCGTTGCACTTATACAGTTCTAATGGTGTTTTTGTGCCAGAAACCATGGGGAGTTCACGTATTTATATACCTTTCTCGCTGAAAAAACTAGGTAGCAGATTTGTCTCCTCCTCACTGCCTTCTTCCTTGGAGCCTTAGATTTAAAAAAAACTTTTGCGGAAGGCTTAGATCACACTTGGCGGCTTAGATCCGAGTACAGCAGGAAACAGCTAGCCATGTTTGGTGACTTGATCGAGAGCATTTGCTTGTATGCATGCATGTGGAATTTACGTTGATATATATAGACGACGCAGGGCATTCAAGGACGGATGCCATGGAATACAATTCTCCTGTTTCGTATAAAAAACATCATTTTTCTGTTGACAGAACCGAGGATCAGTCAGTTGGCTAGCCGTGCAAGAATCTGCGCTGTCTACCCGCGTTAGAGCAATACTAGCTAATCGGCCTGAACTCTATAATTACATGTAGTATAACATTTTTTCTTTAAAAATTAGGTCTATCTTATTCGCTATTCGACACCTGATTGGCGTAATTTTTAGAGGGTGCTGCAAAAATCACATGTGCAACCATATTTAGAGAAAAAAAATTGACTCTGCTGCTCCTCACATTGATGTGTCGCTGCTGTTGCTGTCACCTCTGGCCCCTGGACCGCCGACATTTGGCACCGCTTGCCACCGCTGACCCATTGCTGACCCTACCATACCTTTCTGCGGACCGTGCCTGCTTCTCGATCACCGCCAACCAACGCCGTGGCGGAACCAGGGGAGCTGGATGACGGCATGAATCTGCCGACGTCCCTCTCTTCCTCGTCTTgctgaggaggccatcatcacgTCGACCATCTTTCATCGCCAACTCCATCTTCCACGCCGGCTTTGCCTCATCACATGCACACGAGCTCAAGGTGGTCAACGGCTCGCCCCAAGGCATATTTGTCTCAAACTTATTCATGTTTACTAGTCTAGCACCTCATAGATTTGTGTAGGTGGTATATAGGGATCACAATTTGTGTAGATGTCATCAATAGTATAGCAGTGTCCTAATGATTCATGGTCATCTTCGAACAACTTGAATATTGAATTAGCAATCCAAACAATTCCAAAAAAAACTTGAACATTGAATTGTTCAACGACGAAGAGGATGATATTTTATTGATGATTGTTCAAAGGATGTTGAGAAGTGGGACGAACATGATGCACGCAGGGTGGTAGCCGTGGTCGTATGATGTTTAACCAGAAATAGGGTAGTAGGCCATGATCTGCTCATCCTGAATTATGTTATGTTGATGGCCGATGAGCTAAGAGTATGACAATGTTGGCTGAACTGTCAGACCTCGTAAGGACCCAGATCGCATTAAGTAATTTCTTGAGGCATAGCGGAAGATTGAAGATCAAGCCTCGCATGATTAGCTCCATGAAGATCTCATTAAGCATCAGTGACAGCTACATGGACAAAAGTGTGTGTACAATTCTTTAATTCATGATTATCTGTTTACTAAAATTATTGTTCCATTGGATGTATATTGTATCAACGCCGGAGCTATGTTGGGGCCGAGGGGGGCCGTGGCCCCCCCAGCTATGGAGAAAACCCTAAAGATTTTTTTTGAAGGGCCAAGATGAGGTGAAAATTTGCCTTTTGCCCCCCAGCTCTTTGTCATTTAcgtttcgcccccccccccccccaatcgttTTGGTCTAGCTCCGCCACTTGTATTCGAACTATTTGTTTGTTTAAATAAGCTAACTGGGATTTGTAATTGTGTTGAACTGTTTGTTGTTGAAACATGCATGAACAGTTTGAATTATATTGATGTGGAATTGGAGTAAGAATATAGTTTATATGCAAATGCATAGAACAAATATGAGTAAGTGAATTATCAAGGCTGTCATTTTAAAATCTAAGTTTGCCCACCAACTCATCAGCCTCCAGAAAATTATAGGGTGCAATTCAAAAGCGTTGACATAGGTTACGTAGCACATCTACCCCCCGAGCTCATGTGACCTTGGGTGAACAATAAAATCCGAAAAATTAAAAATGAATTATTTTTGTCTGAAATATTGACAAATGTTTTCATAGCTTGAAAATTTTCATCATGAAATGATATTCGTGGAAGACATGAgtaaaaaaacaaaattgatgctccaaaatgCGTTTGAAAATAACATTTTgaagcatcgattttgttttttgcTTACATTTTCCACGAATGTCTTCTTCTGATGAAATTTTGCAAGATCTCAAAACATTTGTAAATCTTTCAGACACAAAAATTCAGATTTTTCTGATTTATTTGTTTTTTGAGCTTGGGATTAGAACAGTTGCGTCCATCTACCCCAGATTATATAAGAGTCATATGATACatgtgtcctacttggacacggcACCTTATcctactagtaagcatgcacgtgcagtGCACATATCATCCAGTAACTTCTCCCACTAACTTCTCCCATCCCTTTGTGGTCGAGGTAGTGGGTCGTCCCTGCATCCATATTCCACTGCTCCAAATCGGAGGGGGGATGCTCCGACTCCAGCGCGGTGAGGATGTCATTGCTCCGAAATAATACAACCCGCTCTCTCTCACCTCAAAAAATTATTGACAACACACCATTCATGTCATATTTTTTTCTTTTAGGGGAAACAACAATCTACTAATAAATAGATTGGAATGTTACATGCATTCAGTCGCCACGCTCAGGCTTCACCTTTCTCTGCGTTGCTTCATCTCTATAAGTTTAGAGCAACATTCCGTAATGCATCCCCTTTGTGTGGTTGCAAGCACTGACGTGGTTGGTCATTATTTCGTGAAAAAGAATTGAAAAGAATCATCGTTTACCTTGACCAGAGAGGTGGAGTTTCTGCAGGTACACGTGGTACGGGGAAAAAAACTATTCTGGTCAAGGTAAACTATACGGGGGAAAAAGAATTAAAAAGAATCGCATCACGTGTACCTGCAAAATATATTTTTTTAACAATTCTCATGAGGTGGAGTTTCTGCATCACTTTCCCCCGTCATATTGGCACTGCTGCAAAATAAACATAAAATAGCTGATTCCTTTGATCAGAAAGTAAATACCAATGGATCCAAACATGGTTGACGAAGGAATGTCAAACTAATGGTAGTGACATCATGCATGTTGAGAACAACTTGTTCTATATGTTCTTTTTTGGCGGATaaaaacttgtattactcaaatATGTCATACATACAATCTTCATTACAAAGATTTACTACCTCTGGCAGGCCGGAACCTAACCAAACAAAACTTCTACTTTCAGTTCTAGCATACCTAGCCAACAAATCACTAACCAAATTCTGTCTATGGTTGATATGAGTAATGCAAGTCATACCAAGAGACAAAAGATGAGTTAATGAATACTCATATTACTTCAGAAAGTACTGTATCATTCTTTCAGTATCCAACTTCTGCAACCATTGATGATTTAGTATGATTTCCACATGAGCCTAAAGAAGGCCAACAAGAGCAGCAGCGCCACAAAGTTTAAAAAGAAGACACAGCCTGAGGCTAAATATCGTTGTCTCTTCAGCAAAAATATTTCCATGAACAAATCTAGCTATAACTTAGTATTTTCTATTTATATGTGACATGTCAGTTTCAATGAAGAAAATGAACAATGCATTTTCTAGATCTCAATTTTTAATCCACAATTTATTAGAGCTCCAGTTCTAATTACCCATCGTCCTTAAACTCTGTGTTTGAACGAAGGAAGGAAAGAACCATCTCCAATACTCTTTCCCTCCTAAACTATTAGCAGCATAAATTTATTTCAGAAATTTTGTTTAGTGCGATGTCTAGAAAACAGAAGAACATGGCTATAACTCGCttcactggtggaaaaacaggcttccgtccagccccataagtcgcgaagctgtaggaaccgcgactaatgggacctttagtcgcggttctggaggtgaaccgcgaccaaaggcctgggcccagggcgctcggtggccagctggcgcacgtgagggtctttagtcgcggtttgccaggacaaccgcgactaaaggccttcgggcacctttagtcacggtttgccaggccaaccgcaactaaagcccctcccctatatatacccatccagcagccaacacttagccatttggagccattctcttcacaagtgggtgtaggtttgcttttggttcctcttatgcacataaggtgtttgatgaaatgccccaagagtatgaaacaaacatgacatgaagtgttggag
This genomic window contains:
- the LOC123161018 gene encoding 26 kDa endochitinase 1-like, whose translation is MRALEVVAMLAMAAMVIGNVRASQCGSQAGGATCPNCLCCSRYGWCGSTPEYCGEGCQSQCSSCGGGVTPVTPNPVGGGVSSVISRSLFNQMLLHRNDPGCHARGFYTYDAFVAAAAAFPGFGTTGGTATRKREVAAFLAQTSHETTGEWPTAPNGPTSNYCTPSTQWPCALGKSYYGRGPIQLSHNYNYGQAGRAIGADLLGNPNLVATNPTVSFKTAIWFWMTAQPPKPSSHPVITGQWKPSAADRAAERVPGFGVITNIVNGEIECGHGHDNRVADRIGFYKRYCNIFGIGYGGNLDCYKQSPFA